One Chloroflexota bacterium DNA window includes the following coding sequences:
- the pstC gene encoding phosphate ABC transporter permease subunit PstC: MAQARTAGPLPSRIGTAGPSDLVFRAVVTGVSGLVIAIFVALVLLLAIDSWPSIERYGLGFVTSSTWDPVKEEFGAWPYIYGTLFSSALALLIATPIAVGAAIFLAEYAPAWLRNPVSFIVELLAAIPSIIYGLWGFFVLAPVMRRGVEPFLKTVFENIPVLSTFVAGPALGRDILVAAVILAIMILPTIMSVAREVFMTVPNTQREGMIGLGATKWETITWAVLPYARSGVVAAAMLGLARALGETMAVTMVIGNSSRNVNFSLFTPGYTMASAIANQFREADKEIYFAAIVYVALVLLVVSGIVNGLARLIVWKFAGRGAMRA; the protein is encoded by the coding sequence ATGGCGCAGGCGCGGACGGCAGGCCCGCTACCGTCTCGGATCGGGACGGCCGGCCCCTCCGATCTCGTGTTCCGGGCGGTGGTCACGGGCGTCAGCGGGCTGGTCATCGCCATCTTCGTTGCGCTCGTGCTCTTGCTGGCCATCGACTCGTGGCCGTCCATTGAGCGGTACGGCCTCGGCTTCGTCACCAGCTCGACCTGGGACCCGGTCAAGGAAGAGTTCGGCGCGTGGCCGTATATCTACGGCACCCTCTTCAGCTCGGCGCTGGCCCTGCTCATCGCAACGCCCATCGCGGTGGGGGCCGCCATCTTCCTGGCCGAGTACGCCCCGGCCTGGCTGCGGAACCCGGTCTCGTTCATCGTCGAGCTGCTGGCCGCCATCCCGAGCATCATCTACGGCCTCTGGGGCTTCTTCGTGCTGGCGCCGGTGATGCGCCGCGGCGTCGAGCCGTTCCTGAAGACCGTCTTCGAGAACATCCCGGTCCTCAGCACCTTCGTGGCGGGGCCGGCCCTCGGGCGCGACATCCTGGTGGCGGCGGTGATCCTGGCCATCATGATCCTGCCCACCATCATGTCGGTGGCCCGCGAGGTCTTCATGACCGTCCCCAACACCCAGCGTGAGGGGATGATCGGGCTGGGCGCGACGAAGTGGGAGACGATCACCTGGGCCGTGCTGCCGTACGCCCGCTCGGGCGTCGTCGCGGCGGCGATGCTCGGGCTGGCCCGCGCGCTCGGCGAGACGATGGCCGTGACGATGGTCATCGGCAACAGCTCGCGAAACGTCAACTTCTCCCTGTTCACGCCGGGCTACACGATGGCCAGCGCCATCGCCAACCAGTTCCGCGAGGCCGACAAGGAGATCTACTTCGCCGCCATCGTCTACGTCGCCCTGGTGCTGCTGGTGGTCAGCGGCATCGTCAACGGGCTGGCACGGCTGATCGTCTGGAAGTTCGCCGGCCGCGGCGCGATGCGGGCGTGA
- the pstB gene encoding phosphate ABC transporter ATP-binding protein, producing MRVEGLSAFYGAHKAIENVDMVIEPGAVTAIIGPSGCGKSTLIRCLNRIHEVVSGARAEGKVLLGAEDIYDRGVDAVAVRRRIGMVFQKPNPFPMMSIYENVASGLRLNGLAKKVNLDEVVERSLRQAALWDEVKDKLKAGGASLSGGQQQRLCIARSIAVQPDVLLMDEPCSALDPIATYRIEELIVELKQRYTIAIVTHNMQQASRISDNTAFMLAGEERVGRLVEFAPTRQLFTNPRDKRTEDYITGRFG from the coding sequence ATGCGCGTCGAGGGCCTGTCCGCCTTCTACGGGGCGCACAAAGCCATCGAGAACGTCGATATGGTGATCGAGCCGGGCGCGGTTACGGCGATCATCGGGCCATCCGGCTGCGGCAAGTCCACGCTGATCCGCTGCCTGAACCGCATCCACGAGGTCGTGTCGGGCGCGCGCGCCGAGGGCAAGGTGCTGCTCGGCGCCGAGGACATCTACGACAGGGGCGTCGACGCCGTGGCCGTCCGCCGGCGCATCGGCATGGTGTTCCAGAAGCCGAACCCGTTCCCGATGATGTCGATCTACGAGAACGTGGCCTCGGGCCTGCGTCTCAACGGGCTGGCGAAGAAAGTCAACCTCGACGAGGTCGTGGAGCGGAGTTTGCGGCAGGCGGCCCTCTGGGACGAGGTCAAGGACAAGCTGAAGGCTGGCGGGGCGTCGCTCTCGGGCGGACAGCAGCAGCGGCTGTGCATCGCCCGCTCGATTGCCGTGCAGCCGGACGTCCTCCTGATGGACGAGCCGTGCTCGGCGCTCGACCCGATCGCGACCTACCGCATCGAAGAGCTGATCGTCGAGCTGAAGCAGCGGTACACCATCGCCATCGTCACCCACAACATGCAGCAGGCGTCGCGCATCTCGGACAACACGGCCTTCATGCTGGCCGGCGAGGAGCGCGTCGGGCGGCTCGTGGAGTTCGCGCCGACCCGCCAGTTGTTCACGAACCCGCGCGACAAGCGCACCGAGGACTACATCACCGGCCGGTTCGGCTGA
- the pstA gene encoding phosphate ABC transporter permease PstA, translating into MRRKLFDQAMFGAVVLCAALGVAILAVILLDVALKGAPALNVAFFTDRPLPLGEEGGGVAPAIIGTLMMLGVAAVIGVPIGVGTAIYLAEYGRGRLASAVSYTIDLLAGVPSVVVGVFVWAVFVRNVFGSFNGLAGGIALALIMIPIITRTVEEMLRLVPDTYREAALGLGVSRAKTILCVVIPTARGGIVTGIILAVARAGGETAPLVLTALGNQFFNFDLMQPMAALPLQIYSYATSPYADWHTKAWGSALVLILVIGLLSLSTRLATRKRAGF; encoded by the coding sequence ATGCGCCGCAAGCTGTTCGATCAGGCCATGTTCGGCGCGGTGGTGCTCTGCGCTGCCCTCGGCGTGGCGATCCTCGCCGTGATCCTGCTGGATGTTGCGCTGAAGGGTGCGCCCGCCCTGAACGTGGCCTTCTTCACCGACCGCCCCCTGCCGCTGGGCGAGGAGGGCGGCGGCGTGGCCCCGGCCATCATCGGCACGCTGATGATGCTCGGCGTGGCCGCGGTGATCGGCGTGCCGATTGGCGTGGGGACGGCCATCTATCTGGCCGAGTACGGTCGGGGACGGCTCGCCTCGGCGGTCAGCTACACCATCGACCTGCTGGCCGGCGTGCCGTCGGTGGTGGTTGGCGTGTTCGTCTGGGCGGTGTTCGTGCGGAACGTCTTCGGCAGCTTCAACGGGCTGGCGGGCGGCATCGCGCTGGCGCTGATCATGATCCCGATCATCACCCGAACCGTCGAGGAGATGCTGCGGCTGGTGCCCGACACCTACCGCGAGGCGGCGCTCGGCCTCGGCGTCTCGCGCGCCAAGACGATCCTCTGCGTGGTGATCCCGACCGCCAGGGGCGGCATCGTGACGGGGATCATCCTGGCCGTCGCGCGGGCTGGCGGCGAGACGGCGCCGCTGGTGCTGACGGCCCTCGGCAACCAGTTCTTCAACTTCGACCTGATGCAGCCGATGGCGGCGCTGCCGCTCCAGATCTACAGCTACGCCACGTCGCCGTACGCGGACTGGCACACCAAGGCCTGGGGCAGCGCCCTGGTGCTGATCCTGGTGATCGGCCTGCTGAGCCTGTCGACGCGCCTGGCCACGCGCAAGCGAGCCGGCTTCTAG
- the pstS gene encoding phosphate ABC transporter substrate-binding protein PstS, translating into MIRRTPVSRRRAVTMMLAGLGVLASACGPGTNPGAATKTESKPAAEAAKPAAEAAKPASSPAAAAASPAAAAASPAAAAASPAAAAASPVVAASGGPAPGTIKGPFEGEAKQVTGAGATFPAPLYSKWFNDYKTLTGVEVNYQAIGSGGGIKAISDQTADFGATDGPMTDEQLKAAKGGEILHIPMALGAVVPIANLPEIGEKPVRFSGETLAGIYLGEIVKWDDARIKADNPDLALPSKDIVVIHRSDGSGTSFIFTDYLSNVSAAWKSKVGAATAVNWPTGLGGQGNPGVTNEVKQNPYAIGYVELIYAIQQKLTPGLVKNRDGQFVAPSIESTTAAAAGLGSSIPADLRASIVNAPGAKAYPISGFTWILAHKSIPEKGKAVALTRLLTWAISDGQKLNSDLGYAPLPPEIVSRADAMIQSIQSGGGPAFPGR; encoded by the coding sequence ATGATCCGACGTACACCGGTGAGCCGACGGCGCGCCGTCACGATGATGCTCGCCGGGCTGGGTGTGCTGGCGAGTGCCTGTGGCCCGGGCACCAATCCCGGCGCCGCCACCAAGACCGAAAGCAAGCCCGCCGCCGAGGCTGCGAAGCCGGCGGCGGAGGCCGCGAAGCCGGCGAGCAGCCCGGCCGCTGCCGCTGCATCCCCGGCCGCCGCTGCTGCATCCCCGGCCGCTGCCGCTGCATCCCCGGCCGCCGCTGCTGCATCGCCCGTGGTGGCCGCCAGCGGCGGGCCGGCGCCTGGCACGATCAAGGGACCGTTTGAGGGCGAAGCGAAGCAGGTGACCGGGGCCGGCGCGACCTTCCCCGCCCCGCTCTACTCGAAGTGGTTCAACGACTACAAGACGCTGACCGGCGTCGAGGTCAACTACCAGGCCATCGGCAGCGGCGGCGGCATCAAGGCGATCTCGGACCAGACCGCCGACTTCGGGGCGACCGACGGCCCGATGACCGACGAGCAGCTCAAGGCGGCAAAGGGCGGCGAGATCCTGCACATCCCGATGGCCCTCGGGGCCGTCGTGCCGATCGCCAACCTTCCCGAGATCGGCGAGAAGCCGGTCCGCTTCAGCGGCGAGACCCTGGCCGGCATCTACCTCGGCGAGATCGTCAAGTGGGACGATGCCAGGATCAAGGCCGACAACCCCGATCTGGCCCTGCCGAGCAAGGACATCGTTGTCATCCACCGCTCGGACGGCAGTGGCACCTCGTTCATCTTCACCGACTACCTCTCCAACGTCAGCGCGGCCTGGAAGAGCAAGGTCGGTGCGGCGACGGCCGTGAACTGGCCGACCGGCCTCGGCGGCCAGGGCAACCCGGGCGTGACCAACGAGGTCAAGCAGAACCCGTACGCCATCGGCTACGTCGAGCTGATCTACGCGATCCAGCAGAAGCTGACGCCGGGTCTCGTCAAGAACAGGGACGGCCAGTTCGTCGCCCCGAGCATCGAGAGCACCACGGCCGCGGCGGCCGGCCTGGGCAGCAGCATCCCGGCCGACCTCCGCGCCTCCATTGTGAACGCCCCGGGCGCGAAGGCGTACCCGATCTCTGGCTTCACCTGGATCCTGGCCCACAAGAGCATCCCCGAGAAGGGCAAGGCCGTCGCGCTGACGCGCCTGCTCACCTGGGCCATCTCCGACGGCCAGAAGCTCAACAGCGACCTCGGCTACGCGCCATTGCCCCCGGAGATCGTCTCGCGGGCCGACGCGATGATCCAGAGCATCCAGAGCGGCGGCGGGCCGGCCTTCCCAGGCCGGTAG
- the pstS gene encoding phosphate ABC transporter substrate-binding protein PstS has translation MHLASAQVALNGAGATFPAPLYTKWFNEYATRTGVQVNYQPIGSGGGIKAITDRTVDFGATDGIMTAEQQAAAPDVLHIPMVAGSVVLAFNVPELEGKLNLSPDTVAGIFLGTIGKWNDAALAADNPGVALPNKDIISVHRSDSSGTTFIFTNYLTKISPAWAAQVGNATSVNWPNGLGGQGNSGVAGEVKANEGSIGYVELAYAVQNNIPVASVKNASGVWVTASYGSTTAAAAGVALPDDMKVMITNSSNPDAYPIAGFTWILVNREQTDQAKGKAVVDMLLWAIKDGQQLAVPLNYAPLSAEAAARAEAQIRSITFQGTPLAN, from the coding sequence ATGCATCTGGCGAGCGCCCAGGTCGCGCTGAACGGCGCTGGCGCGACGTTCCCGGCTCCGTTGTACACGAAGTGGTTCAACGAGTACGCCACCAGGACCGGCGTCCAGGTCAATTATCAGCCCATCGGCAGCGGCGGCGGCATCAAGGCCATCACCGACAGGACCGTTGACTTCGGCGCGACCGACGGCATCATGACCGCCGAGCAACAGGCCGCTGCGCCGGATGTGCTGCACATCCCGATGGTGGCCGGCTCCGTGGTCCTGGCCTTCAACGTGCCGGAGCTCGAAGGCAAGCTGAACCTCTCGCCGGACACCGTCGCCGGCATCTTCCTGGGGACCATCGGCAAGTGGAATGATGCCGCCCTGGCCGCCGACAACCCGGGCGTGGCCCTGCCGAACAAGGACATCATCTCGGTCCATCGTTCGGACAGCAGCGGCACGACCTTCATCTTCACCAACTACCTGACCAAGATCAGCCCAGCCTGGGCGGCCCAGGTCGGCAACGCGACCTCCGTCAACTGGCCGAACGGCCTCGGCGGGCAGGGCAACTCGGGCGTGGCCGGCGAAGTCAAGGCGAACGAGGGCTCGATTGGCTACGTCGAGCTGGCGTACGCCGTCCAGAACAACATCCCGGTCGCCTCGGTCAAGAACGCCTCGGGCGTCTGGGTGACCGCTTCCTACGGCTCGACCACCGCCGCCGCTGCTGGCGTCGCGCTGCCGGACGACATGAAGGTGATGATCACCAACTCGTCCAACCCGGACGCCTACCCGATTGCCGGGTTCACCTGGATCCTGGTAAACCGGGAGCAGACGGACCAGGCGAAGGGCAAGGCCGTCGTCGACATGCTGCTGTGGGCCATCAAGGACGGCCAGCAGCTCGCCGTGCCGCTGAACTACGCGCCGCTCTCGGCGGAGGCCGCCGCCAGGGCCGAGGCGCAGATCCGCTCGATCACGTTCCAGGGCACTCCGCTGGCGAATTAG
- the phoU gene encoding phosphate signaling complex protein PhoU, producing MAIPTRATFDRQLHTLLDDTLLLGSMVEKAIERSIDALVRLDATLARQVIADDSAINARRFRLEEDAVRLIAMQQPIAGDLRLIASVIHISTDLERIGDYAAGIAKIVLLHGDQPPVKPLIDIPRMSELGRSMLRRSLDALVRRDIDEARAIVAEDDAVDSLYDQIYRELLTYMIEDPKTIQRATWLLWAAHNLERIADRATNICERVVYMVTGQIEELDISHY from the coding sequence ATGGCCATCCCCACCCGGGCCACGTTCGACCGGCAGCTGCACACGTTGCTGGACGACACCCTGCTGCTGGGCAGCATGGTCGAGAAGGCCATCGAACGGTCCATCGACGCGCTGGTGCGCCTCGACGCGACCCTGGCGCGGCAGGTCATCGCCGACGACTCGGCGATCAACGCCCGGCGCTTCCGCCTGGAAGAGGACGCCGTTCGGCTGATCGCGATGCAGCAGCCGATTGCCGGCGATCTGCGCCTGATCGCCTCGGTCATCCACATCTCGACGGACCTGGAGCGCATCGGCGATTACGCCGCCGGCATCGCGAAGATCGTGCTGCTGCACGGTGACCAGCCGCCCGTCAAGCCGCTGATCGACATCCCACGGATGTCGGAGCTGGGCCGCTCGATGCTGCGTCGCAGCCTGGACGCCCTGGTGCGCCGGGACATCGACGAGGCGCGGGCCATCGTCGCGGAGGATGACGCCGTAGACTCGCTCTACGACCAGATCTACCGCGAGCTGCTGACGTACATGATCGAGGATCCGAAGACGATCCAGCGGGCGACCTGGCTGCTGTGGGCGGCACACAACCTGGAGCGGATCGCGGACCGCGCCACCAACATCTGCGAACGGGTGGTGTACATGGTGACGGGGCAGATCGAGGAGCTGGACATCTCGCACTACTGA
- a CDS encoding winged helix-turn-helix transcriptional regulator: MIELSVLGANGSAARLDVTESAARLLKLLADPTRRRVFLKLTEGEICNCELADGLGLAQNLVSHHIRQLREAGFVRERRDANDARWIYYWLDKDALGEAWRSLDASINPAHIGQRTPVCPPPEANA, translated from the coding sequence ATGATCGAACTATCGGTGCTCGGGGCCAACGGCAGCGCGGCCCGACTTGACGTGACGGAGTCGGCGGCGCGGCTGCTGAAGCTGCTGGCCGACCCAACCCGGCGGCGCGTCTTCCTCAAGCTGACCGAGGGCGAGATCTGCAACTGCGAACTGGCCGATGGGCTGGGGCTGGCGCAGAACCTCGTGTCGCACCACATCCGGCAACTGCGGGAGGCCGGCTTCGTGCGGGAGCGGCGCGACGCCAACGACGCCCGCTGGATCTACTATTGGCTCGACAAGGATGCCCTCGGGGAGGCGTGGCGGTCGCTCGACGCGTCGATCAACCCTGCCCACATCGGCCAGCGCACACCGGTCTGCCCACCACCGGAGGCCAACGCCTGA